AAATAGGGTAATGGATGAGGGAAGAAGCCGGGTGGGAAAAGGATCACGCGGATATAATGAGCGGCGTTTAGGACGGGCGGAATGGCAGAACCTTGATCAGTAAAGGGAATGGAGTTCAATATACATAATTGCTGAAATGGCAATAGGCAAATTATGAAAAACAAATTGTCGCGGCAATTGTTCTTCCTAAGGATAAATATAATAAATTGCCGGCGAAGAGAATGAAGCCCGATCCCATTATATTGGGGGCCAAACTATAAAGTGTTATAACATTCCGGCAACAGAAGGCTAAGGGAAAAACTGTAGAAATCATCACATTGTATAACTGTAAATCACTTATAATCATGAAAAATTTTTTGCCCATTGTATTAGTTTTATTTATTATTCAGGCGTGCGGTTCCGGTTCCAACCAATTTTCGATAGAAGGTAATCTGGATAACGCCAATAATGAGAGGTTGTATCTGTTGGAACTGAAAACAGACGGTGTCAACAAAGTGGATTCTGTGCAGCTTGACCAGGATGGAGAATTTGAGTTCGAAGGATATACGGAGGTCGCCAAATTTTTCCTTGTACGGACTTCTCCACAAAATTCGGTAACGCTTGTGGTTGAACCTGATAATCATATAACCCTTAAAGGGGATGCTCAGAATATGGGCAATGATTATAAGGTTAGTGGATCGGAGGGCTCCCGGGAGATCATGAAATTACGCAAAAGGCTGGAATCGACTATTGCCAGTCTTGATTCCCTGGGTCAGATCTATCAGAATAACCCCGACCAGGAAACGCAGGATGATCTGAAAAACCGACTCAATAAGGAATCCAGGAAGATTGTGCAGGATCAGAAAGAATATACCAAAGACTTTATCGATCGCAACATCAATTCGCTGGCCAGCCTGATGGCGCTTTATCAGCAGATAGGTCCCAGAAGCTATGTGTTGAATCCGCAGCAGGATTTTGCTTATTTTGAAAAGGTTGATTCTGCTCTGATGGCCAACTACCCCAATTCTGAACCTGTTAAGTCCCTACATTCGCAGGTTGAAGAAATGAAAAAAAAGATGGAAGCCGATAATGCAGCCTCGGAACGACTGGGTGTGGGCAAGGAAGCACCTGAAATTGCTCTGCCCAATCCTGAGGGAGATACCGTGAGATTGTCTTCATTGCGCGGCGATTATGTTTTGCTGGATTTCTGGGCTGCCTGGTGTAAACCCTGCCGTGTGGAAAATCCCAACCTCGTTGAAACGTATAAAAAATTTAAGGATGAAGACTTTGAAATTTATCAGGTATCTCTGGATAAGAGCCGCTCGGACTGGTTGAACGCCATTGAAAAAGATGAACTGGGTGACTGGTATCATGTGAGCGATCTTGAATTCTGGAATTCCAGGGCTGCGCAAAAGTATAACATCAGAAGCATTCCGGCTAGCTTTCTGCTGAACAAACAAGGGGAAATTATAGCCAAAAACTTGAGGGGAGATGATTTACCTGCCAAATTGAATGAGATATTCTCCGATCAGTGATTTTTAAAGGCATACAAATGCCTTAGGTTTACTTTACCCGGATTTGATTTTCATCAGGGCCTTTTTTAACCCGAATTATTCAAGAATAATTCTGACGCTATTGAAAAACCTGGCTTTTTGCTTCATTACTTTCGCAAAAGGCCGGTTTTTCTAATGCGGGGTTACCTTGCTCCGCACGCTGTCGCTGAAGCTTTAGCGTAGGCGCCAGAAGCTTCGCGAAGGCGAGCCTGGATCCTACCCACAAACCATCGCGCATTCATAAACTTTCTCGCTTTCAGCGAGATACGTTTATGAATGATCCAGGTTAAGTTTCTGATGAATTTCTTTTTATATTTGAGGCAGAAAAAAAATTGGAAATGAAACCCGCATGCAGTGACCTGCACAACAAGAACATGATTAACATGCAGGTTCCATGGTGAGTCAAGCAAAATACCCAAATTTGGCATGTAAATTAATTTGAAATTCGAACTTTTAATAAACTGTTAACCGAATGAAAAAGGTAATCATCTTTGTTTTAGCCGTTTTGACTTTTGCCTGCACCAATGAAAACAAATTTACCGTGGAGGGAAGCATTGAGGATGCAGAACAACAAAAAGTATATTTTGAGGAAAAAGAGGTAAG
This genomic stretch from Bacteroidales bacterium harbors:
- a CDS encoding AhpC/TSA family protein: MKNFLPIVLVLFIIQACGSGSNQFSIEGNLDNANNERLYLLELKTDGVNKVDSVQLDQDGEFEFEGYTEVAKFFLVRTSPQNSVTLVVEPDNHITLKGDAQNMGNDYKVSGSEGSREIMKLRKRLESTIASLDSLGQIYQNNPDQETQDDLKNRLNKESRKIVQDQKEYTKDFIDRNINSLASLMALYQQIGPRSYVLNPQQDFAYFEKVDSALMANYPNSEPVKSLHSQVEEMKKKMEADNAASERLGVGKEAPEIALPNPEGDTVRLSSLRGDYVLLDFWAAWCKPCRVENPNLVETYKKFKDEDFEIYQVSLDKSRSDWLNAIEKDELGDWYHVSDLEFWNSRAAQKYNIRSIPASFLLNKQGEIIAKNLRGDDLPAKLNEIFSDQ